A stretch of the Theropithecus gelada isolate Dixy chromosome 7a, Tgel_1.0, whole genome shotgun sequence genome encodes the following:
- the GRAMD2A gene encoding GRAM domain-containing protein 2A, translating into MTALSRSEAAEAGSNQQMHGKTASLNSAVPCKEKPDRVEEPPDYSPHWPEGLKGEEIKKCGREGITLNKYNQQYHKLFKDVPLEEVVLKVCSCALQRDLLLQGRLYISPNWLCFHASLFGRDIKVVIPVVSVQMIKKHKMARLLPNGLAITTNTSQKYIFVSLLSRDSVYDLLRRVCTHLQPSSKKSLSVREFPGKPESLEVLIPEMKWRKVCPSSRSLSLPDNIPCIPPASVDSTDSFFPSRKPSRSEKSRTQVASENGGKWAWPMPGWGPACPKKMPNCSPTAKNAVYEEDELEEEPRSTGELTLWDYRLLKVFFVLICFLVMSSSYLAFRISRLEQQLCTLSWNGPVPGHR; encoded by the exons CAACCAACAAATGCACGGAAAGACAGCTTCTCTGAACAGTGCTGTGCCCTGCAAAGAGAAACCAGACAGAGTTGAGGAGCCCCCGGACTACAG TCCGCACTGGCCAGAAGGCTTGAAGGGTGAAGAGATAAAGAAGTGTGGCCGAGAAGGG ATAACACTGAATAAATACAACCAGCAATACCACAAGCTGTTTAAGGATGTTCCCTTGGAGGAAGTGGTTCTCAAAG TGTGCTCCTGTGCCCTCCAGAGGGACCTCCTTCTCCAGGGCCGGCTGTACATCTCCCCCAACTGGCTCTGCTTCCATGCCAGCCTCTTTGGCAGGGATATCAAG GTGGTCATTCCTGTGGTGTCTGTGCAAATGATCAAAAAACACAAGATGGCACGGCTCCTTCCCAATGGACTGGCCATCACCACCAACACCAGCCAGAAG TATATCTTTGTGTCACTGCTCTCCCGGGACAGTGTATATGACCTGCTGAGGAGAGTCTGCACCCACCTACAG ccttccagcAAGAAGAGTCTGAGTGTAAGAGAATTTCCAGGGAAACCTGAGTCTCTG GAAGTCCTCATCCCTGAGATGAAGTGGAGAAAGGTATGCCCTTCCTCCAGGTCCCTGTCTCTACCAGACAACATCCCTTGTATCCCTCCAGCATCCGTGGACTCCACAGACAGTTTCTtcccctccaggaagccttcaaGGTCTG AAAAATCAAGAACCCAAGTAGCTTCAGAAAACGGTGGGAAGTGGGCATGGCCCATGCCGGGCTGGGGTCCTGCCTGCCCTAAGAAGATGCCAAACTGCTCTCCCACTGCAAAGAATGCTGTCTATGAGGAGGATGAGCTGGAGGAGGAGCCCAGGAGCACTGGGGAGCTGACGCTGTGGGATTACCGGCTCCTCAAGGTCTTCTTTGTGCT GATCTGCTTCCTGGTCATGTCCTCATCCTATCTGGCGTTCCGTATTTCTCGGCTAGAGCAGCAGTTATGCACCTTGAGTTGGAACGGCCCAGTCCCTGGGCACAG GTAA